Part of the Maridesulfovibrio sp. genome, ATGCGGACCACGAACAGAACTGCTCCACATCCACAGTAAGGATGGTCGGGTCCACTCAGGCAAACATCTTTGCCTCAGTATCATCCGGTATCTGCGCACTCTGGGGCCGCCTGCACGGTGGAGCCAACGCTGCGGTTATCGACATGCTCGAAACCATCTACAACGGCGACTACACCATCGATCAATACATCGAAAAGGTTAAAAACAGAGAATGCCGTCTCATGGGCTTCGGTCATCGCATTTACAAAAGCTTTGACCCGCGGGCAAAAATCCTCAAAAAAGCGACCCACGACCTGCTCCAGCACGGTTTCAGCGACGAATTGCTGGACATCGCCATGCAGCTTGAAGAGCGTGCCCTTTCCGATGATTTCTTCACCGAACGCAAGCTCTACCCTAACGTAGACTTCTATTCCGGCATCATTCTACGTGCGCTGGGTATCCCGGTTGCAATGTTCCCGGTTATGTTCGCCATCGGCCGCATGCCCGGATGGATCGCACACTGGTACGAAGATTACACCAACCCGACATCAAGAATTAACCGCCCGAGACAGATTTACACTGGCGAAACTCCAAGAAATTACGTACCTATAGATTTCAGGAAATAATTCTAGTCAATATCGGTTCGAGGCTTATCCGGCCCCGGAACGATGGATATACCTACCCGGATATGCCCGTAATCCTGCTCTGTACAAAGGGTGAGATTACGGGCAATACTTTTTTCAAGAGGCTGTAATTTAAATTATTTCCATAAAAATTCATTTTTTTTTGAAAAAAAAGCTTGCAATTAACAAGCGATATTTATAAACAGTTTCTCGCCGTGCCGAAGTGGTGGAATTGGTAGACACGCTAGGTTCAGGGTCTAGTGGAGGTTTCTCCGTGGAAGTTCGAGTCTTCTCTTCGGCACCATATTTCTGAAAAAGCCGCAACAAATGTTGCGGCTTTTTTGTTTTCAAAACCCCAAAATCACCTCAGCCCTACTCCCCATTGGGCTGAGAGGCTTTCTAAACAAAAACCAGAAAAAATTATTGACCGCAGAGCACGGTTTGTTAAGCTTCGGTTCGTTGTGTTTTCACTTCAGGACCACTTCAATTAATCAGGGAACCCGTTTAAAGTGCGGGGCGGTTCTGCCGCTGTGATTCCATCCGCTAAAGGACTAGGAAAAGCCAGCACCCCTGCCTGAAGCATATCTGCGCCAAGCAGATCAGTAACCTCATCTCTTCGAATAAGCAGATTACGCCTTCTGGGCTTCCTGCAACACAAATCAAGAATTATGACTCCGCACGGGAGCATTATTGCCGACAAATGTATTTTAGTGAGATACAATTTGTTCCGTGGTTGGGTATTGCTCTGCGTAAATCAAAAAAACTCAACGAAACCACATGCGCCCCTGCTTGAAAAGCAGCTAATTATTGACTCAAGGCTAAATAAGCCATCTAAAGGAACTTCATCATAATGACTGAACATTCTGTTATCACCCGCGAATCAGCTAAAATGGCCCTGGAAGAACACACCCGTTTTCAGGAAACCGTCAGTTCCAAAAAATATCAGATCCGTGACCGCAAAGGTCGTCTTCAGGAACACTCATTCAACGACGTCAAAAACAGGCTCTGCCGTGAATTCTTAAAGAATTCCCAATTTGAAAAAAGCGAAAATGAACAGGTCTGCGAAATGCTCCAGTCCGGACGTTTTATCCCCGCAGGCTCCATTCTTTCAGGCTTGGGCAATGAACACGCCAAATGCTCGCTCAGCAACTGCTATCTGGCCAAAATCGAATCAGATTCCCTTGAAGGAATTTTCGAAGCCCAGAAAAAACTTGCCCGCACATACTCCTACCGTGGCGGAAGCGGCATCGACATCACCATCCTGCGCCCCTCCGGCGACCCGGTAAACAATGCTGCGGTAACTTCGTCCGGCGCCGTAAGCTTCATGCCCCTTTTCAGCGAACTGACCAACACAATCGGCCAAAACGGCAGGCGCGGTGCATTGATGATCTCCATAGACATCAGGCATCCTGAAACCCGCCGTTTCATCTGGTGCAAGAGCAAACCCGAAGAGATTTTCGGAGTAGATTCCTTAACCGGAAAAGTTCAGGATGTTTTCGGGGCCAATATCAGCCTCAAGGTCACCGATGAATTCATGCAGGCCGTGGAAGAAGATAAGGACTGGACCTTCATTTTCCCCGACAGATTCAAAATCAGCGGTAAAATCATTAATGAATCCACCCTGCAACTGCTGCCAGAAGTATACGAGGCCCTGAATCCGCAGGTCGGAGACCGCATCGAAGCAGAAATCACCTACAAGGTTATCGGGATCGAACCTAAAAAGCACCAGATCAAGGTCCAGCCGGACCTTCCGGTCAACGAAGACAGTGCTGCTCTTTCCGAGGAAACCCTGACCTTCATCCTCTCCAGAAGGCGCAACGAGACATCCGACATCTTTGATCCGGTAAAGTCCGTTTACAACACCCTCTGGGACGGTGATTACAGCCGTTGGCAGGAGCTTGGACTCCCCCTCAGAAAATACGATACCGTCAAGGCACGGGACCTGCTGGAAGAAATCAGTGAATCCGCATGGAAATCCGGTGATCCGGGCATTCTTTATCAGGACACCACCCAGCGAAACACTCCCGGCACATACATTGATCCCCTGCGGTTGAAGCCCATGTCCACCAACCCCTGCGGCGAGCAGGCCCTCGGTTACTGGAGCAACTGCCTGCTCGGAGCGATGGTTCTGTACCGTTACGTGGTCAACCCCTTCACCAAGGAAGCACGCTTCGACAGCGACCTTTTCCACGATGACCTGACCCGGACCATGGCCTTCATGGACACCATGTCCGACCTTAACCAGAACAAGCACCCCCTGCAGAAGCACAGGGATGCAGACAAGTACGGCAAAAGGATCGGCATTGAGTTCACCGGGCTGGGCGACATGCTTGCAATGCTGGGCATGCGCTACGGCAGCGAAGAGTCCATTGAATTCATCAAAGAAATCATGCGCGACAAGGCCATCACTGAAATTTCCGTAAGTGCCGATATTGCTGAACGTTTCGGTGAAGTTGAAGCTCTGAAAGATAAGGATGCACGCCAGCGTTTTCTGGACTGCCCCTACATCAGCAATCTGGGACTGCCCAATAAGCTGCAAAAGAAAATCCTGAGCACAGGACTGCGCCATACCGCATTCAACACCGTCGGACCTTCCGGTTCCATCTCCATCATGTCCGACAACTGCACTTCCGGCATTGAGCCTGTTTTCATGTTCAGCTATGCCCGCGAAACAAGACTCGAAGCCGGAAAGATCTTTGAGTTCATCCACATGCCGCCGCTGAAATGGATGCTGGAAACAAATCAGGAACACCTGTTCGGCAAATACACAGCCCAACAACTCAAGGAAAAGCTGAATTACGTACAGGCTGATGAACTGGATTACAAGGACCGCATCCGCATGCAGGCCGCAATCCAGCAGTATACTGACAGCTCCATTTCCTCGACCATCAACCTTTCCGAGGAAACACCCAAGGAAACCATATTCGAAATCTATCTCGAATCATGGAAACACGGCCTCAAGGGTGTGACTGTTTTCCGCAACGGCTGCAAAAAAGGTGTACTGAGCAAGAAAGAAGACTCCAAGGAAGCAAATCCGACCATGAAGGGCCAGAACCCGACCTTAATTGAAAGGGAACTTGGTGATATTGAACGCGCTGAGCGGCACCGGGTCATGTGGAAAGGCTCCAAGATGTACATCATTGTATCCTTGGACGAAACAGGCAACCCCATTGAAATATTCGTAAAGCTGCCCAAGGAAGCTGGATTAACCGGAAACGGTTTCTACAACGAGCAGGTCTTTCAGGAAAAATACTCCCTCTGGGAAACCATCACCCGTTTGACCAGCATGCTCCTGCGCGTCGGCATGCCCATTGACCGCATCCTGACCCAGCTGGACCGCTCCAGCTACAACATAATCGACGCGGCAGCTATCATCTCCCGCATCCTGCGCCAGTACATCTCTCTGGACATGGATGATCAGACCATTGTATCCAAAGGTCTCGGCGATCCCTGCCCTGAATGCAGCAAGAAAGCATACGTCCCCGAGGGCGGCTGCAAAATCTGCAAGGCTTGCGGGTACACTACCTGCGGGTAAATTAATTAGACCGGAATTATCCGGTAATACGGGTAAATTTAAAAGCCGCAACATTTGTTGCGGCTTTTTTGGCGTTTGCCACTCTTACTCAAGCCTTCCCCTTTACATCCGCGCACTTTCGTGCAACACCATCACAATCCTATCACTAGTATAATTGGATGTACTCACTCATGAAAAGAACACTCATTTTAATCGTTATATTACTCCTTTCTTTTCCGTCCTCAGGACAAGGTAAAATGATAATACCTGTCACTATCCTGCAGGGCACCCTTGATAGCTACAACGAATTACTTTCCCATACAGATAAACCACCTTACCTTCTGGACGAATTCCCAAATGCGAAAATAAGCCGATCTCTCGCCGATGTAATCATAGCCCAGAAAGCCCTTCTGCTCGGCGGAATAGAACCGGAATTTATTTTTAAACCTATCCCCAACAGCAGACGCGCTACAGAAGATGCGGCCAATGGTCTGGTGGCCTTCTATCCCCATGAACTAAATCTGAAAACTTTGGATGTTCCAAGATATAAAAATATTTTTCTGGTTAGCGATCCGATCACAAGGTTTGGAGAATTTCAGAAGGTATTCTACTGCCTTCCATCTAACTCCGCACTGCTTTCAGCCACCAATGCAGCGGAAATCAATTTAAACGGCAAAGGAATCGTCGGACAGCATTGGCACAATGACAAAAAAGTGCTTGAGGACATGGGCATCACAAACATAATAGATGCCCCGACCTTTAATTGCATGGCTAAAATGATCGCAGCAGGACGGGCAGACTGGATTCCTTTAGAAATATCAAACTCCAAAGATTCCAGCATGACCATCAACGGAATACATCTAGTCCCTATTCCGGGGATCAAGTTCTCGCTCCTTGAAAGCAGACATTTCTTTATTTCTAAAGCCCACCCGGAAGGGAAGATAATCTATAGAGCTTTACAAAAAGGGATTAGGGAGCTGCGCAAACAAGGTTTTATCCATAAGATTCTCACTCAAGCAGGGATGTTTAATCCGTACGTTGATTCATGGACGATTTTAAATGGCGAGAAGATGAAGGCAGGATTGAACTGATTCAACAGTTGCAATAAAAATAAAAGCCGCAACAAGAGTTGCGGCTTTTTTGCGTTCTACAATTTTGATTTAAAATCAGGAAATCATCTTTTTCCAGTCAGCCATGAACTGCTTGAACACCGGAAATGTATCCTTGATATAAAAAACACCTTCTCCACCGACAAATGTGCTCAGGTACTTTTCCGAACCGATCAGCTCCTTGAAAGCCCGAATGACGTTGGGGGTAAGTTCAAACGGAGGTTTAACCGGTTCCTTATCCGAACGCATTACCGCGACAGTGGTGTAATCATATTCTTCATTTTCAATGTAGACTGCATTTTCAAACAGCTCATCAATAAACAGCCAGTGCGGCTTAACCTGCATGTCCGGACGGTTTTTCGAAGTAACTTTCCAGCAGAGAACCCACTTTCCTTTCCTGATCTTATCTCCGGCAGCTAAATGCATTTCATCGTCGATAAGACTTTCATAGTTTTCTATGTCGCCGCGATACTCAACGTTGTCGCAAACACCGTACCATGCAATATAAAAATCAGTTTCACTAAGCACCGCGTAATCGAGAAGCTCCTCGCCATCCTCCTCGATTTCTTCAGCCCCATTGCTCCTCTCGCGCTCGCGCCAGATATTATACAAATCGGAAAGGGCCTGCTTTTTCATTTCCTCCGCAGGATATTTCTTCATGGCGCTCTGCTTGATTTCAGAAAAATAGGAGCTGAGATTTTCAATTTCCCGCAAATCAGTAATTTCCACAGCAGCTTCTTCCAGCCCAGCTTCCGCAATTCCGTTCCTGCTCAGGTTGGGGCTTCCCAGAATGGCGGTCTGTTCGCCAATGTAAAATTTGCAATGCAGGTTATCCAAAAAGTGTACATT contains:
- a CDS encoding ribonucleoside-diphosphate reductase, yielding MTEHSVITRESAKMALEEHTRFQETVSSKKYQIRDRKGRLQEHSFNDVKNRLCREFLKNSQFEKSENEQVCEMLQSGRFIPAGSILSGLGNEHAKCSLSNCYLAKIESDSLEGIFEAQKKLARTYSYRGGSGIDITILRPSGDPVNNAAVTSSGAVSFMPLFSELTNTIGQNGRRGALMISIDIRHPETRRFIWCKSKPEEIFGVDSLTGKVQDVFGANISLKVTDEFMQAVEEDKDWTFIFPDRFKISGKIINESTLQLLPEVYEALNPQVGDRIEAEITYKVIGIEPKKHQIKVQPDLPVNEDSAALSEETLTFILSRRRNETSDIFDPVKSVYNTLWDGDYSRWQELGLPLRKYDTVKARDLLEEISESAWKSGDPGILYQDTTQRNTPGTYIDPLRLKPMSTNPCGEQALGYWSNCLLGAMVLYRYVVNPFTKEARFDSDLFHDDLTRTMAFMDTMSDLNQNKHPLQKHRDADKYGKRIGIEFTGLGDMLAMLGMRYGSEESIEFIKEIMRDKAITEISVSADIAERFGEVEALKDKDARQRFLDCPYISNLGLPNKLQKKILSTGLRHTAFNTVGPSGSISIMSDNCTSGIEPVFMFSYARETRLEAGKIFEFIHMPPLKWMLETNQEHLFGKYTAQQLKEKLNYVQADELDYKDRIRMQAAIQQYTDSSISSTINLSEETPKETIFEIYLESWKHGLKGVTVFRNGCKKGVLSKKEDSKEANPTMKGQNPTLIERELGDIERAERHRVMWKGSKMYIIVSLDETGNPIEIFVKLPKEAGLTGNGFYNEQVFQEKYSLWETITRLTSMLLRVGMPIDRILTQLDRSSYNIIDAAAIISRILRQYISLDMDDQTIVSKGLGDPCPECSKKAYVPEGGCKICKACGYTTCG
- a CDS encoding phospholipase D family protein; the protein is MKLLKTGEIRGAVERCEPERIAVAYVGLDWEKFIDKEKVKEVVVSPTEGSNPKGIQSLVDCLSWDNVHFLDNLHCKFYIGEQTAILGSPNLSRNGIAEAGLEEAAVEITDLREIENLSSYFSEIKQSAMKKYPAEEMKKQALSDLYNIWRERERSNGAEEIEEDGEELLDYAVLSETDFYIAWYGVCDNVEYRGDIENYESLIDDEMHLAAGDKIRKGKWVLCWKVTSKNRPDMQVKPHWLFIDELFENAVYIENEEYDYTTVAVMRSDKEPVKPPFELTPNVIRAFKELIGSEKYLSTFVGGEGVFYIKDTFPVFKQFMADWKKMIS